The Sphaeramia orbicularis chromosome 16, fSphaOr1.1, whole genome shotgun sequence genome window below encodes:
- the LOC115435371 gene encoding myelin-associated glycoprotein-like isoform X1 — MWCLELLLPLLLIISDVSCQWNVWLPRDISAMTNSCVVIPCTFMYPSGIRPHRGIHGIWYFGQPYPQLFPPVVFKSRTDVVHESYKGRTKLLGDLHQRNCTLLINNIGSEHSGRYYFRADLGGANMYTYPDFAELKVLEQPNIDVPEEIVSDESLELTCYAPDNCPDMTPEIQWMYTDYLPDPEFSTDYLEESNSAVLSNTLTFTPRPMHNGQLLGCRVYYPNTTLVYERLISLDIKYAPRSVWVNASSEVMEGSSVMLHCEVDSNPPSRISWMFGDQELQWDTASNISLFLDDMTPAHEGIYTCVGDNGYGLMNTSLYLAVKYPPREPLVNSSLTVLEGTTLALHCSTQGSPAPTLTWLKDGELVGTITADELSVLEIADITPQGDGQYRCLAENEHGRASSSLNITVEYAPVLLEESKCTVVREGVQCVCMATGNPEPTIEFYLPDLNITINETDGRYNFYTHTDGHTSTGMIKLREKGERVDNGGPAVNVHCSIYNTYGRESVLLELQQEKKYMMAVIVGTIGGVAVIAFIIAAVRYVGHNNKKENGNPRQDLVLENPALYYSAVKKDKQNLRKKVLKTELLGSKFNSILEETTGEDGDYQPVGSMAGLERQELNYAALEFIGARSREGATGRGDDGGNYTEIKAK, encoded by the exons ATGTGGTGTTTGGAGCTGCTCTTACCACTGCTGTTGATCATCAGTG ATGTCAGTTGCCAGTGGAATGTATGGTTACCCCGGGACATCTCAGCCATGACCAACTCCTGTGTGGTCATCCCCTGCACCTTTATGTATCCGTCTGGTATCAGGCCACATCGTGGTATTCATGGTATCTGGTACTTCGGTCAGCCCTACCCTCAGCTCTTCCCTCCTGTAGTTTTCAAATCACGCACAGACGTTGTACATGAGAGTTACAAGGGCCGCACTAAGCTGTTGGGCGACCTGCACCAGAGGAACTGCACTCTGCTCATCAACAACATCGGCTCAGAGCACTCAGGGAGATACTACTTTCGTGCAGATCTGGGAGGAGCAAATATGTATACGTACCCAGACTTCGCTGAGCTCAAAGTTTTGG AACAACCCAACATTGACGTCCCAGAAGAAATCGTCAGCGATGAGAGTCTTGAACTGACATGCTACGCCCCTGATAACTGCCCTGACATGACACCAGAGATCCAATGGATGTACACCGACTACCTGCCCGACCCTGAGTTCAGCACAGATTATCTGGAGGAGAGTAACTCAGCGGTGCTGTCCAACACGCTCACCTTCACACCCAGACCCATGCACAATGGGCAGCTGTTGGGCTGCAGGGTCTACTACCCAAACACCACCCTGGTCTATGAGAGGCTCATCTCTCTGGACATCAAGT ACGCTCCTCGCTCTGTCTGGGTGAACGCGTCCTCTGAGGTGATGGAGGGCAGCTCTGTGATGCTGCACTGTGAGGTGGACAGTAACCCTCCTTCCAGGATCTCCTGGATGTTTGGAGACCAGGAGCTGCAGTGGGACACGGCGTCTAATATCTCCCTGTTTTTGGACGACATGACCCCTGCACACGAAGGAATCTACACTTGTGTCGGGGACAACGGCTACGGTCTGATGAACACTTCACTGTACCTGGCTGTCAAAT ATCCTCCCCGTGAGCCACTGGTCAACAGTTCTTTGACAGTACTAGAAGGCACCACCCTGGCCCTGCACTGCAGCACTCAGGGCAGCCCAGCACCCACCCTCACCTGGCTGAAGGACGGGGAGCTGGTCGGTACCATCACTGCTGACGAGCTGTCGGTGCTGGAGATCGCAGACATCACACCGCAGGGAGACGGACAGTACCGCTGCCTGGCTGAGAATGAGCACGGCCGAGCCAGCAGCTCACTGAACATCACTGTTGAGT ATGCCCCTGTCCTTTTGGAGGAGTCAAAATGCACCGTGGTGAGGGAAGGCGTCCAGTGTGTCTGCATGGCCACAGGAAACCCTGAACCCACCATTGAGTTCTACCTGCCTGACCTGAACATCACCATCAACGAAACAGATGGACGTTACAacttctacacacacacagatggacacaccTCCACAGGCATGATCAAACTACGGGAGAAAGGCGAGCGGGTCGATAATGGAGGCCCTGCCGTCAATGTCCACTGCAGCATCTACAACACATATGGAAGAGAGAGTGTACTTCTGGAGCTGCAGCAGGAGA AAAAGTACATGATGGCAGTTATAGTTGGCACCATCGGAGGAGTGGCCGTCATAGCCTTCATCATAGCAGCGGTACGATACGTTGGCCACAACAACAAGAA AGAGAATGGCAACCCTAGGCAGGACCTGGTCCTGGAGAACCCAGCTTTGTACTACAGCGCAGTCAAGAAGGACAAACAAAATCTGAGGAAGAAAGTG CTTAAGACAGAGCTGTTGGGCTCAAAGTTTAACTCCATTCTAGAAGAGACTACG GGAGAAGACGGGGATTACCAACCTGTGGGCTCTATGGCAGGACTGGAGAGGCAAGAGCTGAATTATGCTGCTCTGGAGTTTATCGGGGCCAGGTCCAGGGAGGGGGCCACAGGGAGGGGGGATGACGGCGGCAACTACACGGAAATCAAAGCCAAATGA
- the LOC115435371 gene encoding myelin-associated glycoprotein-like isoform X2 has translation MWCLELLLPLLLIISDVSCQWNVWLPRDISAMTNSCVVIPCTFMYPSGIRPHRGIHGIWYFGQPYPQLFPPVVFKSRTDVVHESYKGRTKLLGDLHQRNCTLLINNIGSEHSGRYYFRADLGGANMYTYPDFAELKVLEQPNIDVPEEIVSDESLELTCYAPDNCPDMTPEIQWMYTDYLPDPEFSTDYLEESNSAVLSNTLTFTPRPMHNGQLLGCRVYYPNTTLVYERLISLDIKYAPRSVWVNASSEVMEGSSVMLHCEVDSNPPSRISWMFGDQELQWDTASNISLFLDDMTPAHEGIYTCVGDNGYGLMNTSLYLAVKYPPREPLVNSSLTVLEGTTLALHCSTQGSPAPTLTWLKDGELVGTITADELSVLEIADITPQGDGQYRCLAENEHGRASSSLNITVEYAPVLLEESKCTVVREGVQCVCMATGNPEPTIEFYLPDLNITINETDGRYNFYTHTDGHTSTGMIKLREKGERVDNGGPAVNVHCSIYNTYGRESVLLELQQEKKYMMAVIVGTIGGVAVIAFIIAAVRYVGHNNKKENGNPRQDLVLENPALYYSAVKKDKQNLRKKVGEDGDYQPVGSMAGLERQELNYAALEFIGARSREGATGRGDDGGNYTEIKAK, from the exons ATGTGGTGTTTGGAGCTGCTCTTACCACTGCTGTTGATCATCAGTG ATGTCAGTTGCCAGTGGAATGTATGGTTACCCCGGGACATCTCAGCCATGACCAACTCCTGTGTGGTCATCCCCTGCACCTTTATGTATCCGTCTGGTATCAGGCCACATCGTGGTATTCATGGTATCTGGTACTTCGGTCAGCCCTACCCTCAGCTCTTCCCTCCTGTAGTTTTCAAATCACGCACAGACGTTGTACATGAGAGTTACAAGGGCCGCACTAAGCTGTTGGGCGACCTGCACCAGAGGAACTGCACTCTGCTCATCAACAACATCGGCTCAGAGCACTCAGGGAGATACTACTTTCGTGCAGATCTGGGAGGAGCAAATATGTATACGTACCCAGACTTCGCTGAGCTCAAAGTTTTGG AACAACCCAACATTGACGTCCCAGAAGAAATCGTCAGCGATGAGAGTCTTGAACTGACATGCTACGCCCCTGATAACTGCCCTGACATGACACCAGAGATCCAATGGATGTACACCGACTACCTGCCCGACCCTGAGTTCAGCACAGATTATCTGGAGGAGAGTAACTCAGCGGTGCTGTCCAACACGCTCACCTTCACACCCAGACCCATGCACAATGGGCAGCTGTTGGGCTGCAGGGTCTACTACCCAAACACCACCCTGGTCTATGAGAGGCTCATCTCTCTGGACATCAAGT ACGCTCCTCGCTCTGTCTGGGTGAACGCGTCCTCTGAGGTGATGGAGGGCAGCTCTGTGATGCTGCACTGTGAGGTGGACAGTAACCCTCCTTCCAGGATCTCCTGGATGTTTGGAGACCAGGAGCTGCAGTGGGACACGGCGTCTAATATCTCCCTGTTTTTGGACGACATGACCCCTGCACACGAAGGAATCTACACTTGTGTCGGGGACAACGGCTACGGTCTGATGAACACTTCACTGTACCTGGCTGTCAAAT ATCCTCCCCGTGAGCCACTGGTCAACAGTTCTTTGACAGTACTAGAAGGCACCACCCTGGCCCTGCACTGCAGCACTCAGGGCAGCCCAGCACCCACCCTCACCTGGCTGAAGGACGGGGAGCTGGTCGGTACCATCACTGCTGACGAGCTGTCGGTGCTGGAGATCGCAGACATCACACCGCAGGGAGACGGACAGTACCGCTGCCTGGCTGAGAATGAGCACGGCCGAGCCAGCAGCTCACTGAACATCACTGTTGAGT ATGCCCCTGTCCTTTTGGAGGAGTCAAAATGCACCGTGGTGAGGGAAGGCGTCCAGTGTGTCTGCATGGCCACAGGAAACCCTGAACCCACCATTGAGTTCTACCTGCCTGACCTGAACATCACCATCAACGAAACAGATGGACGTTACAacttctacacacacacagatggacacaccTCCACAGGCATGATCAAACTACGGGAGAAAGGCGAGCGGGTCGATAATGGAGGCCCTGCCGTCAATGTCCACTGCAGCATCTACAACACATATGGAAGAGAGAGTGTACTTCTGGAGCTGCAGCAGGAGA AAAAGTACATGATGGCAGTTATAGTTGGCACCATCGGAGGAGTGGCCGTCATAGCCTTCATCATAGCAGCGGTACGATACGTTGGCCACAACAACAAGAA AGAGAATGGCAACCCTAGGCAGGACCTGGTCCTGGAGAACCCAGCTTTGTACTACAGCGCAGTCAAGAAGGACAAACAAAATCTGAGGAAGAAAGTG GGAGAAGACGGGGATTACCAACCTGTGGGCTCTATGGCAGGACTGGAGAGGCAAGAGCTGAATTATGCTGCTCTGGAGTTTATCGGGGCCAGGTCCAGGGAGGGGGCCACAGGGAGGGGGGATGACGGCGGCAACTACACGGAAATCAAAGCCAAATGA
- the LOC115435371 gene encoding myelin-associated glycoprotein-like isoform X3, translating to MWCLELLLPLLLIISDVSCQWNVWLPRDISAMTNSCVVIPCTFMYPSGIRPHRGIHGIWYFGQPYPQLFPPVVFKSRTDVVHESYKGRTKLLGDLHQRNCTLLINNIGSEHSGRYYFRADLGGANMYTYPDFAELKVLEQPNIDVPEEIVSDESLELTCYAPDNCPDMTPEIQWMYTDYLPDPEFSTDYLEESNSAVLSNTLTFTPRPMHNGQLLGCRVYYPNTTLVYERLISLDIKYAPRSVWVNASSEVMEGSSVMLHCEVDSNPPSRISWMFGDQELQWDTASNISLFLDDMTPAHEGIYTCVGDNGYGLMNTSLYLAVKYPPREPLVNSSLTVLEGTTLALHCSTQGSPAPTLTWLKDGELVGTITADELSVLEIADITPQGDGQYRCLAENEHGRASSSLNITVEYAPVLLEESKCTVVREGVQCVCMATGNPEPTIEFYLPDLNITINETDGRYNFYTHTDGHTSTGMIKLREKGERVDNGGPAVNVHCSIYNTYGRESVLLELQQEKKYMMAVIVGTIGGVAVIAFIIAAVRYVGHNNKKEKTGITNLWALWQDWRGKS from the exons ATGTGGTGTTTGGAGCTGCTCTTACCACTGCTGTTGATCATCAGTG ATGTCAGTTGCCAGTGGAATGTATGGTTACCCCGGGACATCTCAGCCATGACCAACTCCTGTGTGGTCATCCCCTGCACCTTTATGTATCCGTCTGGTATCAGGCCACATCGTGGTATTCATGGTATCTGGTACTTCGGTCAGCCCTACCCTCAGCTCTTCCCTCCTGTAGTTTTCAAATCACGCACAGACGTTGTACATGAGAGTTACAAGGGCCGCACTAAGCTGTTGGGCGACCTGCACCAGAGGAACTGCACTCTGCTCATCAACAACATCGGCTCAGAGCACTCAGGGAGATACTACTTTCGTGCAGATCTGGGAGGAGCAAATATGTATACGTACCCAGACTTCGCTGAGCTCAAAGTTTTGG AACAACCCAACATTGACGTCCCAGAAGAAATCGTCAGCGATGAGAGTCTTGAACTGACATGCTACGCCCCTGATAACTGCCCTGACATGACACCAGAGATCCAATGGATGTACACCGACTACCTGCCCGACCCTGAGTTCAGCACAGATTATCTGGAGGAGAGTAACTCAGCGGTGCTGTCCAACACGCTCACCTTCACACCCAGACCCATGCACAATGGGCAGCTGTTGGGCTGCAGGGTCTACTACCCAAACACCACCCTGGTCTATGAGAGGCTCATCTCTCTGGACATCAAGT ACGCTCCTCGCTCTGTCTGGGTGAACGCGTCCTCTGAGGTGATGGAGGGCAGCTCTGTGATGCTGCACTGTGAGGTGGACAGTAACCCTCCTTCCAGGATCTCCTGGATGTTTGGAGACCAGGAGCTGCAGTGGGACACGGCGTCTAATATCTCCCTGTTTTTGGACGACATGACCCCTGCACACGAAGGAATCTACACTTGTGTCGGGGACAACGGCTACGGTCTGATGAACACTTCACTGTACCTGGCTGTCAAAT ATCCTCCCCGTGAGCCACTGGTCAACAGTTCTTTGACAGTACTAGAAGGCACCACCCTGGCCCTGCACTGCAGCACTCAGGGCAGCCCAGCACCCACCCTCACCTGGCTGAAGGACGGGGAGCTGGTCGGTACCATCACTGCTGACGAGCTGTCGGTGCTGGAGATCGCAGACATCACACCGCAGGGAGACGGACAGTACCGCTGCCTGGCTGAGAATGAGCACGGCCGAGCCAGCAGCTCACTGAACATCACTGTTGAGT ATGCCCCTGTCCTTTTGGAGGAGTCAAAATGCACCGTGGTGAGGGAAGGCGTCCAGTGTGTCTGCATGGCCACAGGAAACCCTGAACCCACCATTGAGTTCTACCTGCCTGACCTGAACATCACCATCAACGAAACAGATGGACGTTACAacttctacacacacacagatggacacaccTCCACAGGCATGATCAAACTACGGGAGAAAGGCGAGCGGGTCGATAATGGAGGCCCTGCCGTCAATGTCCACTGCAGCATCTACAACACATATGGAAGAGAGAGTGTACTTCTGGAGCTGCAGCAGGAGA AAAAGTACATGATGGCAGTTATAGTTGGCACCATCGGAGGAGTGGCCGTCATAGCCTTCATCATAGCAGCGGTACGATACGTTGGCCACAACAACAAGAA GGAGAAGACGGGGATTACCAACCTGTGGGCTCTATGGCAGGACTGGAGAGGCAAGAGCTGA